From Streptomyces asiaticus, one genomic window encodes:
- a CDS encoding response regulator transcription factor: MTRVLVVEDEESFSDALSYMLRKEGFEVAIATTGPEGLDEFERNGADLVLLDLMLPGLPGTEVCRQLRGRSNVPVIMVTAKDSEIDKVVGLEIGADDYVTKPFSSRELVARIRAVLRRRGEPEEVTPAALEAGPVRMDVDRHVVTVGGGKVDLPLKEFDLLEMLLRNAGRVLTRMQLIDRVWGADYVGDTKTLDVHVKRLRAKIEPDPGAPRYLVTVRGLGYKFEP, encoded by the coding sequence GTGACCCGAGTTCTGGTCGTCGAGGACGAGGAATCGTTCAGCGACGCGCTGTCGTACATGCTTCGCAAGGAGGGATTCGAGGTCGCGATCGCGACCACCGGCCCCGAGGGGCTCGATGAGTTCGAGCGGAACGGCGCCGATCTGGTGCTGCTCGACCTGATGCTGCCGGGCCTGCCCGGTACGGAGGTCTGCCGCCAGCTGCGCGGCCGGTCCAATGTCCCGGTGATCATGGTGACCGCCAAGGACAGCGAGATCGACAAGGTGGTCGGGCTGGAAATAGGCGCGGACGACTATGTGACCAAGCCCTTCTCCTCGCGCGAGCTGGTCGCCCGGATCAGAGCCGTGCTGCGCCGCCGTGGCGAGCCGGAGGAGGTCACCCCGGCCGCCCTGGAGGCCGGACCGGTCCGGATGGACGTCGACCGGCACGTGGTCACGGTCGGCGGCGGCAAGGTGGACCTCCCGCTGAAGGAGTTCGACCTGCTGGAGATGCTGCTCCGCAACGCGGGCCGGGTGCTGACCCGTATGCAGCTGATCGACCGCGTCTGGGGCGCGGACTACGTGGGCGACACCAAGACCCTCGACGTCCACGTCAAGCGCCTCCGGGCCAAGATCGAGCCGGACCCGGGCGCGCCCCGGTACCTGGTGACGGTGCGGGGGCTGGGCTACAAGTTCGAGCCGTAA
- a CDS encoding sensor histidine kinase, with product MNVNAAIAAVAALAGLCTGVIAMLAFRWSEREQAKPTRSSLHTDAVLPPGVDTVLSVLRSSAVVLDEADAVVKASSAAYALGLVRGGKLAVEPMLAMARDTRRDGEIRQIELDLPRRGTGRGGDALAVSARVAPLGSRLVLLLVEDLTEARRIEAVRRDFVANVSHELKTPVGALSLLSEAVMDASDDPEAVTRFAGRMQVEATRLTSLVQELIDLSRVQNDDPLEDAEPVRVDELVAEAIDRCRHQAGTKQITMATGGTADLHVWGNRGQLAAALGNLVENAVNYSPARTRVGIAARRIPATGGDLIEIAVTDQGIGISEKDRERIFERFYRVDPARSRQTGGTGLGLAIVKHVAASHGGEVTVWSAEGQGSTFTLRLPEAGAARDRDRSRSETRESSESYDTGDLDGEDQGRPYETFTNEPLSAPEVLP from the coding sequence ATGAACGTGAACGCGGCGATCGCCGCAGTGGCGGCGCTCGCCGGGTTGTGCACCGGCGTCATCGCCATGCTGGCGTTCCGCTGGAGCGAGCGTGAACAGGCGAAGCCTACGCGCTCCTCGCTGCATACCGATGCCGTGTTGCCACCCGGCGTGGACACAGTGCTGTCGGTACTGCGTTCCTCGGCCGTCGTCCTCGACGAAGCGGACGCCGTCGTCAAGGCGAGCTCGGCCGCGTATGCGCTGGGCCTGGTGCGCGGCGGCAAGCTGGCCGTCGAGCCGATGCTGGCGATGGCCCGCGACACCCGGCGGGACGGCGAGATCCGGCAGATCGAGCTCGATCTGCCGCGCCGTGGCACCGGCCGGGGCGGCGACGCGCTCGCGGTCTCCGCGAGAGTGGCCCCGCTGGGCTCCCGGCTGGTCCTGCTGCTCGTGGAGGACCTCACCGAGGCCCGCCGGATCGAGGCCGTACGACGCGACTTCGTCGCCAACGTCAGCCATGAGCTCAAGACCCCGGTCGGCGCGCTGTCCCTGCTGTCCGAGGCCGTGATGGACGCGTCCGACGACCCGGAGGCGGTCACCCGCTTCGCCGGGCGGATGCAGGTCGAGGCCACCCGCCTGACCAGCCTGGTCCAGGAGCTCATCGACCTCTCCCGGGTGCAGAACGACGACCCGCTGGAGGATGCCGAGCCGGTCCGGGTGGACGAGCTCGTCGCCGAGGCCATCGACCGGTGCCGTCACCAGGCGGGCACCAAACAGATCACGATGGCCACGGGCGGCACCGCCGATCTGCACGTCTGGGGCAACCGGGGCCAGCTGGCCGCCGCGCTCGGCAATCTCGTCGAGAACGCGGTCAACTACAGCCCGGCCCGCACTCGCGTCGGCATCGCCGCCCGCCGCATCCCCGCGACCGGCGGGGACCTGATCGAGATCGCCGTGACCGACCAGGGCATCGGCATCTCCGAGAAGGACCGCGAGCGGATCTTCGAGCGCTTCTACCGGGTCGACCCGGCCCGCTCGCGGCAGACCGGCGGGACCGGGCTCGGGCTCGCCATCGTCAAACATGTGGCCGCCTCGCACGGCGGGGAGGTCACCGTGTGGAGCGCCGAGGGACAGGGCTCCACCTTCACCCTGAGACTCCCGGAAGCCGGTGCGGCGCGGGACCGGGACCGCTCGCGGAGCGAGACGCGCGAGTCGAGCGAGTCGTACGACACCGGAGACCTCGATGGCGAGGACCAAGGCCGGCCGTACGAGACCTTCACCAATGAACCACTCTCAGCCCCGGAGGTCCTTCCGTGA
- the ispD gene encoding 2-C-methyl-D-erythritol 4-phosphate cytidylyltransferase, which yields MSATPDHGGSGASGRTARTAAVIPAAGRGVRLGPGAPKALRPLSGTPMLVHAVRAMAGSRSVSLVVVVAPPDGADEVRRLLDAYPLSGSLGDTTEVVVVPGGETRQESVRKGLAAVPETVTTVLVHDAARPLVPVDTVDAVVAAVRDGAPAVVPALPLADTVKQVDPRTGERAGEPEPVVGTPARALLRAVQTPQGFDRATLVAAHEKIALEGEGATDDAGMVERLGVEVVVVPGHEEAFKVTRPLDLVLAEAVLARRRANDGF from the coding sequence ATGTCCGCAACACCGGATCACGGCGGCTCCGGCGCGTCCGGGCGAACCGCCCGCACCGCCGCCGTGATCCCCGCCGCGGGCCGCGGAGTGCGGCTGGGCCCGGGCGCCCCCAAGGCGCTGCGCCCGCTGAGCGGTACGCCCATGCTCGTCCACGCCGTACGGGCGATGGCCGGATCACGCTCCGTCTCCCTCGTCGTCGTGGTCGCCCCGCCGGACGGCGCCGACGAGGTGCGGCGGCTGCTGGACGCGTATCCGCTGAGCGGCAGCCTCGGCGACACCACCGAGGTGGTCGTCGTGCCCGGCGGCGAGACCCGCCAGGAGTCGGTGCGCAAGGGGCTGGCCGCCGTCCCCGAGACCGTCACCACCGTGCTGGTGCACGACGCGGCGCGGCCGCTGGTGCCCGTGGACACGGTGGACGCGGTCGTCGCCGCCGTACGGGACGGGGCGCCCGCCGTCGTCCCGGCGCTGCCGCTGGCCGACACCGTGAAGCAGGTCGATCCGCGCACCGGGGAGCGGGCCGGTGAGCCCGAGCCGGTGGTCGGCACCCCCGCGCGCGCCCTGCTGCGCGCCGTCCAGACCCCACAGGGCTTCGACCGCGCCACGCTCGTGGCCGCCCACGAGAAGATCGCCCTGGAGGGCGAGGGCGCCACGGACGACGCGGGCATGGTCGAGCGGCTCGGCGTCGAGGTCGTGGTCGTCCCCGGCCATGAGGAGGCGTTCAAGGTGACCCGGCCGCTGGACCTGGTGCTGGCCGAGGCGGTTCTGGCCCGCAGGAGGGCGAACGATGGCTTCTGA
- a CDS encoding DUF461 domain-containing protein: MSSSLRRGALAAAAIVVSVAPLSACGAGNDAQTLEVKPDNAATSVGDIKIQNATVVTQPDRTAKGPAVVTGRIFNNGKNDQTVKAITLPGTSARVKLSPAKGKGAVVVPHGGSVAFGGKGNASAVINDGREATQDGNAQRVVFDLSSTGNIPITAFVVPAKSYFKGWGPSELPTAKPSGSATPSGKPSGTPTGTASGKPSGTPSGTASGQPAGEESSGAPNGVASGEPNPNGGGH, encoded by the coding sequence GTGAGCAGCAGCCTTCGACGCGGCGCCCTCGCCGCAGCCGCCATCGTGGTCTCGGTCGCCCCGCTCTCCGCCTGCGGAGCCGGGAACGACGCGCAGACGCTGGAGGTCAAGCCCGACAACGCCGCGACGTCCGTCGGGGACATCAAGATCCAGAACGCCACGGTGGTGACCCAGCCGGACCGCACGGCCAAGGGCCCGGCCGTCGTCACCGGCCGGATCTTCAACAACGGCAAGAACGACCAGACCGTCAAGGCCATCACCCTCCCCGGCACCAGCGCTCGGGTGAAGCTGTCCCCGGCCAAGGGCAAGGGCGCGGTCGTGGTGCCGCACGGCGGCTCGGTGGCCTTCGGCGGCAAGGGCAACGCCTCCGCCGTCATCAACGACGGGCGCGAGGCCACCCAGGACGGCAACGCGCAGCGGGTCGTCTTCGACCTCAGCTCGACCGGCAACATCCCGATCACCGCGTTCGTGGTCCCGGCGAAGAGCTACTTCAAGGGCTGGGGCCCGTCCGAGCTGCCGACCGCCAAGCCGTCGGGCTCGGCGACGCCCAGCGGCAAGCCCAGCGGGACGCCCACCGGCACCGCCAGTGGTAAGCCCAGTGGCACCCCGTCCGGCACGGCGAGCGGCCAGCCCGCCGGCGAGGAGAGCAGCGGCGCCCCCAACGGCGTCGCCTCCGGCGAGCCCAACCCGAACGGCGGCGGTCACTGA
- a CDS encoding CarD family transcriptional regulator encodes MTFKVGDTVVYPHHGAALIEAIETRQIKGVDKTYLVLKVAQGDLTVRVPADNAEFVGVRDVVGQDGLDRVFEVLRAPYAEEPTNWSRRYKANLEKLASGDVIKVAEVVRDLWRRERERGLSAGEKRMLAKARQILVSELALAESTNEDKAEALLDEVLAS; translated from the coding sequence ATGACGTTCAAGGTTGGCGACACCGTGGTCTATCCCCATCACGGGGCCGCGCTGATCGAGGCCATCGAAACTCGTCAGATCAAAGGCGTGGACAAGACCTACTTGGTGCTGAAGGTCGCCCAGGGTGACCTGACGGTTCGTGTGCCGGCGGACAATGCGGAGTTCGTCGGTGTGCGTGATGTGGTTGGCCAGGACGGGCTGGACCGGGTCTTCGAGGTGCTGCGCGCACCATATGCGGAAGAACCGACGAACTGGTCCCGTCGCTACAAGGCAAATCTCGAGAAGCTCGCCTCCGGCGATGTGATCAAGGTTGCCGAGGTCGTGCGTGACCTGTGGCGCCGAGAGCGTGAGCGCGGACTCTCCGCCGGTGAGAAGCGCATGCTCGCCAAGGCCCGCCAGATCCTGGTGAGCGAGCTCGCCCTCGCCGAGAGCACCAACGAAGACAAGGCCGAGGCCCTGCTCGACGAGGTTCTCGCGTCCTGA